A region from the Muribaculum gordoncarteri genome encodes:
- a CDS encoding FtsW/RodA/SpoVE family cell cycle protein: MEATESAPASGAHVAEAKPAITYKRHGDKSIWGIFITLCIISVIELYSASSREVAAAGVYGPIMRHCFLLGMGVCIVLLLERLHYKAFFACAWVIAFLSMGMMLYVTLFGEIVNGARRSFSLMGITIQPSEFIKLSAVLVIAQIMSKSQRPKAIGVRTQGVVLSAIMVLLFGGLLFKQGLTNTILLMSISMAMIAIGGTELKKMLCVGLVYAVIGGGVVFAKFMSEGDSKAKGDEIATTEQALTTDKRHGTWQARLDRFFSDVPKYEEEITAKNRQEMYSYMAQANGGVFGVFPGNSRETARLPLAFSDYIFSIIIEDLGFVGGVGLLILYLWLLARAGIIAKKCHRAFPVLLVMGMAVMIVLQALFHMAITTGTFPVSGQPLPLISKGGTSIIVTSIAIGAMLSVSRTAVQNGNRQEVKEELNALPEELRAENPVQL; this comes from the coding sequence ATGGAAGCCACTGAATCAGCCCCCGCATCAGGTGCTCATGTAGCCGAGGCAAAGCCTGCGATAACCTATAAACGACACGGCGACAAGTCGATATGGGGTATATTCATAACATTGTGTATCATCTCGGTAATCGAGCTCTACAGCGCATCGAGCCGTGAGGTCGCCGCAGCCGGAGTCTACGGCCCCATAATGCGTCACTGTTTCCTGTTGGGAATGGGTGTGTGCATCGTGTTGCTGCTTGAGAGGCTGCATTACAAGGCATTTTTTGCCTGTGCATGGGTCATCGCGTTCCTGAGTATGGGCATGATGCTCTATGTCACTCTTTTCGGAGAGATTGTCAACGGTGCGCGGCGTAGTTTCAGTCTTATGGGTATAACGATTCAGCCGTCGGAGTTCATCAAGTTGTCGGCCGTGCTCGTTATCGCTCAGATAATGTCGAAGTCGCAGCGACCCAAGGCCATCGGTGTGCGCACACAGGGCGTTGTCCTGTCGGCCATCATGGTGCTGCTGTTCGGCGGATTGCTGTTCAAGCAGGGATTGACCAATACTATCCTGCTCATGTCAATCAGTATGGCCATGATTGCCATCGGAGGCACCGAGCTTAAGAAGATGCTGTGTGTCGGCCTCGTATATGCCGTTATAGGCGGCGGCGTGGTGTTCGCCAAGTTCATGTCGGAGGGCGACAGCAAGGCAAAGGGCGATGAGATAGCCACTACCGAGCAGGCGCTTACCACCGATAAGCGACACGGCACATGGCAGGCGCGTCTTGACCGATTCTTCTCGGATGTGCCTAAATATGAGGAGGAGATTACGGCCAAGAACCGTCAGGAGATGTACTCCTACATGGCTCAGGCCAACGGCGGCGTATTCGGCGTCTTCCCCGGCAATTCGCGTGAAACGGCCCGCTTGCCGCTTGCTTTTTCCGACTATATATTCTCGATTATAATCGAGGACCTCGGATTTGTGGGCGGGGTGGGATTGCTCATCCTCTATCTGTGGCTGTTGGCTCGTGCCGGAATCATTGCCAAGAAGTGTCACCGCGCCTTCCCCGTGCTTCTTGTCATGGGTATGGCTGTGATGATAGTGCTCCAGGCGCTGTTCCACATGGCCATCACTACCGGCACATTCCCCGTTTCGGGACAGCCGTTGCCGCTTATATCCAAGGGCGGTACATCGATCATCGTGACATCGATAGCCATAGGCGCGATGTTGAGCGTGAGCCGCACCGCCGTGCAGAACGGTAACCGTCAGGAGGTAAAGGAGGAGCTGAACGCACTTCCCGAGGAGCTGCGTGCCGAGAATCCGGTTCAGTTGTAA